TGGGCCCTGGGAACCGCGGGCGCGCTCGTCGCGCTCCTCGCCTTCTCCGCCACCCTGGCGGCCGGGCGGCGAGGCGCGCGGACCGAGACCGCGAGGCGGGGCTTCGCCTTCCTCGGCCTGGCGCTCGTCGTTTGGGCCGCGTGGCTGACGCTACCCGCGGGGCCGCGGGCGATCGGCCTGGCCGCGGCCGGGGCGGCCCTTCTTCACCTCTCGCGGGACGGCGCGGGCGGCCTTCGCGCGGCGTCGGGACTGCTCCTCCTCCTGGCGGCGGCGGCTCCCTCCGGACTCCTCGGGACGATCCACCGAGGTCTGTTCGCCCCGCATCCCGGGGCGGGCGCCCCCGGGGCGGCCTGCATCGCGGCCCTGGTGCTGGGGGCGGTGGGCTCGCTCCCGCCGCTGCGCGGCGCCGACCGCGGCTGGAGCACGCCGCTGAACGTCGGCCGCCTGTTCGTCGTCGCCCTGGTCCTCGCCGGAGCGGCGGCGCTGGCCGTCCTGGCGATCGCCTCCGCGGCCGGAGCGGGCGCGGCGTGGCTGTCGACCCTCCGAACGGCCGCGCTGGCGGCGCTCGCCCTCGCTGCGGCGGGACTGGGGCGCGCGCCGCGCTTCGCCGTGGCGGGATGGCTGCTCTACCCGGCCCTGACGGTGGGGGGCGTCAAGCTGCTTCTGGAGGATCTGCGGGTGGGCCGGCCCGCCACGCTCGTCCTTTCGCTCGCCATGTTCGGCCTCGCCCTGATCGCCGCGCCGCGGCTGGCCCGCCGCCCTTCCCCGGCCGGGCGCGGCGCGGCCTCCTCCTGATTCCCGGCGCCGCGGCCGGTGCCGCGGCGCGCAGTCCCGACCCCATCGCAGCGGCGTTCCGCCCGCCCCGCCCCCGCGGCCGGGGTGCGGCGGCGCGCCGGTGGAGACGATGACCATGTTCAAGACGCTCTTCCGTTCGCTCGGCAACCGGACCAGCCTCGTGGGAGCGGCGATCACCACCGCTTCCGCGGTGCTGATCATCACGATGTTCGTGCTCGAGCAGCTCGGGTTCATCCCCAACCCTTACATCGGGATCGTCACCTACCTGATCCTCCCCGCGATCTTCGGCGCGGGTCTGCTCTTGATCCCGATCGGGATCGTGCTCCACCGCCGGAGCCTCAAGCGGCGGGTCGGAGTCCCGCTGCCGACCTTCCCGGTGATCGATCTGAACCGGGCGCGGACGCGCGCGGTCGCGGTGGTGGTGCTCCTGCTCACCGTGGTGAACATCGTGATCATCTCCACCGCGACGGTGAAGGGCGTCCACGTGATGGACTCCACGGAGTTCTGCGGCTCGTGTCACTCGGTGATGGAGCCGGAGTACACCGCCTACCAGCGCTCCCCGCACGCGCGCGTCAAGTGCGTCACCTGCCACATCGGCCCGGGAGCGGACTGGTTCGTGAAGTCCAAGTTGTCGGGAAGCTGGCAGGTGGTCGCCACCGCCCTCGACCTGTACCCGCGGCCCATTCCGACCCCGGTGCACTCCCTGCGCCCGGCCCGCGACACCTGCGAGCAGTGCCACTGGCCCAGCAAGTTCGTCGGTGACCGACTCAAGCGCATCACCCGCTTCGACACCGACGAGAAGAACACCGAGCTGACGACGATGCTGCTCCTGAGGGTCGGCGGGACGCAGGGAGCCAACTCCCACGGTATCCACTGGCACGTCGATCCCGGCATCACCGTCCGCTACCTCGCCGACGCCAAGCGTCAGACCATCTACGAGGTGGAGCTGATGCGCGCCGATGGGTCGGTGAAAAGGTTTCGCGGTCCCGAGCCCCCGCCCGACGGCACCGAACTCGAGTGGCGGGTGATGGACTGCATCGACTGCCACAACCGCCCGACGCACATCTACGGCACCCCGGAGGACGAGATCAGCCGGGCGATCGTCGCCGGGGACATTCCCCGAGATCTGCCCTTCATCGTGCGCGAGGGGATCCGCGCGCTCCGGACCGAGTACCCCTCGCACGAGGCGGCCCGGGCCGGGATCGCCGAGCAGATCACCTCCTTCTACCGCGAGAACTACCCCAGGCTGTTCGAGTCGGCGCGGGACGCGATCGAGCGAGCGGCGTCGGCGCTCGGCGACATCTACTGCCGCAACGTGTTCCCCTCGATGAAGGTGACCTGGGGCACCTATCCGGACAACCTCGGCCACGAATCGTCGCCCGGATGCTTCCGCTGCCACGACGACGAGCACGCCACCGAGGACGGCGAGACGATCTCGGGAGACTGCGACCTCTGCCACGC
The sequence above is drawn from the Acidobacteriota bacterium genome and encodes:
- a CDS encoding cytochrome C; protein product: MTMFKTLFRSLGNRTSLVGAAITTASAVLIITMFVLEQLGFIPNPYIGIVTYLILPAIFGAGLLLIPIGIVLHRRSLKRRVGVPLPTFPVIDLNRARTRAVAVVVLLLTVVNIVIISTATVKGVHVMDSTEFCGSCHSVMEPEYTAYQRSPHARVKCVTCHIGPGADWFVKSKLSGSWQVVATALDLYPRPIPTPVHSLRPARDTCEQCHWPSKFVGDRLKRITRFDTDEKNTELTTMLLLRVGGTQGANSHGIHWHVDPGITVRYLADAKRQTIYEVELMRADGSVKRFRGPEPPPDGTELEWRVMDCIDCHNRPTHIYGTPEDEISRAIVAGDIPRDLPFIVREGIRALRTEYPSHEAARAGIAEQITSFYRENYPRLFESARDAIERAASALGDIYCRNVFPSMKVTWGTYPDNLGHESSPGCFRCHDDEHATEDGETISGDCDLCHAVLAMEEENPEILAALQP